A stretch of DNA from Campylobacter concisus:
ATGCGTCACAAGCTCAGCTCCAACGCTTAGAGCATCTTGCTTTAGAATATTTGCCGCTGGAGTTTTTATCTCATCTATAAATATAAAATTTATCTCGCTCTTTTTATGCATGAGCTTCGCACCAGCAGGGCTTGGCGAGATGGCTTTACAAATTTCATCAAAGTCACTTTTATTATTTATCTTATAAAATTTCAACGTCGTCCTTTTTGAAATATAGTAAGCAGCAGTGGCGTTAGCACGGCGTGAGACTTGGCGTTTAGATCAGCTAGCTTAATAATTGAGAAAAAATAATCCATCTCATCGCCACTAAATTTATACCCGCTATCAACCGCCTTTGTCACGATAACACTAACAAGCTCTTTTAACTCGTTTTTGCCAAATTTCTGAGCTTGTTCGTCTGCGATCTTTTGATCGATAAAGCTTGTTAGCTCTTTTAGGCTAAGCGATTTTAAATTTAGATCAAGGGTTATTTTTGGCTTTTTGGTGAGATTATTTTCTATGAGCATTCTTGATCTAATCGTTGGTAGAAGTAAATTTTTACTCTGCGTTGCTATTATAAATTTGATATTTCTTGGAGGCTCTTCTATGATCTTTAAAAGTGCATTTTGAGCTTCTGTCCTAAAAGAATTAGCATGTATTACTAAAATTTTTTCATCTTTTTCAGCAATGTATGCTTCTGCGATGACCTCCTTTGCATTTTCTAGCAAAAAATCATCGCTTATAAAAAATCTTAAATTATTTATGCCAAACTCGCTTTCAAGCTTAGCTTTTAAATTTTCAAAATCGCTTGTAACGACGATTTTATTAAGCATTTAGAGTATCACCTTTGCAAAGAGCGCCGCATCGATGCTTTTATCAAAAATTTTGCAAAGACTTATTAGTTTAATGTCTAAATTTTCATCGCTTGAGCTAAGAGTAAAGCTATTTTGTGCCTGCTCGTCAAATAGCCACATATAACTATCCTCATCGCTTTTAGCTAAATTCGCATATTTATCAAGGCTCTTTCCAATATAAAAAAACAAGTATCCGTTTGGGAAAGCAAGACTTAGCATATCTTTTAGAAGCTGCTTTTGCTCATTTGTCTCTATCTCATCAAGTGATGGATAAAGCGATCTTAGGCTAAAAAATGGCAAAAACGGTCTGATACTTTTTGAATGGTTCATCTTTTTTAAAAGATAAATTTCAAACCATCTTCGCTCTTCATCGCTTATAGTTATAAAAGCCCTTCCTTCAAGTAAAAATTTAAGCCTAGATGCGAGCAAAGGCGTCCATTCGACACGCCTTTCCTCCATCCAGCTCATCAAAGGACCTTCGTCCCTAATAGCCTTTAGTGTCCACTGAATAAAATCTTGCATTATTTATCTAGCTTATAGGCATCATGAAGTACGCGAACTGCTAGCTCGCCATATTTTTGATCAACGATCATTGAAATTTTTATCTCGCTTGTTGAGATCATTTGGATATTTATACCCTCTTTTGCAAGCGTTTCAAATGCTAAACATGCTACACCGCTATGGCTCTTCATGCCAACTCCAATCACTGAAACTTTCACGATAGCGTCATCAAATTCTATATGTTTTGCAGCTGAGAGCTTTTGCATAGTCTCTTTTGCTAGCTCAAGCTCATTTTGTGGCACTGTAAAGCCTAAATTTGTAGTTCCGTCATGTCCTACGTTTTGGATTATCATATCTACGTTTATATTTTCATGAGCTAAAGCTGTAAAAATTTCTGCTGCAATGCCAGGCTTATCAACTACGCCCCTTAGTGTTACTCTTGCTTGATTTTTATCTAGTGCTATTCCGCTTACTAAAACTGCTTCCATATTGTCATCTTCCTTTGCTATTAATGTACCTTCGTTGTGATTAAAACTACTTCTTGTAATGAGTTTTACATTTAGTTTTTTTGCTAGCTCGACTGAGCGATTTTGTAGTACCTTTGCGCCAGCAGAAGCGAGCTCAAGCATCTCATCATAGCTTATTTTCTCAAGTTTTTTTGCCTTTTTTTCTATCCTTGGATCAGTCGTATAAACGCCATCAACATCGGTAAAAATTTCGCATAGATCAGCATCAAGCGCCCCTGCTAATGCAACTGCACTAAGGTCACTACCGCCTCTACCAAGGGTTGTGATATTACCTTTTTCATCTATACCTTGAAAGCCAGCCACAACTACGATTTTGCCAGCTTTTAGCTCGGCTTTTAGCCTATCAGTCTCTATCCTTTCGATCCTTGCTTTTGTATGAATATCATCAGTAATAATGCCTGCCATCGCACCTGTCATACCTACACACGCATAGCCTTTTGCATTAAGTGCGATCGTTAAAAGCGCGGTCGTTACTTGCTCTCCAGAGCTTAAAAGCATATCAGTGGCGACGCCATCTGGATGTTTTGAAAAATACTCACTATATTCAACCAATTGATTTGTAACTCCGCTCATCGCAGAAACTACCACAACTACGTCTGCACCGCTATTTTTTGTCTCAATGACTCTATTTGCCACAGCTTCGATGCGTTCAAGTGTTCCTACGCTAGTTCCGCCAAATTTTTGAACGATCAACATCAAAAATATCCTTTCTCTTTAAAATAACTCAAAACCTTTTCATAAATAGGCTTTTTAAAGTGATTTATGCCTTCTAAACTTCTACCAAAATCTACAAATTTATACTCGCTAAACTCTGGATGCTCTGTCTTTAAATTTATGCTGGCACCATTTTTAAGTCTAACCAAAAAATATTTTTGCGTCTGTCCATCAAATGGATAAAATTTCTTTGCCGCGTTTGCTGGAAAGTCGTAGCTTAGCCACTGCGGATACTCATCTAAGATATCGATTTTATCAGTTCCGATCTCTTCTTTAAGCTCCCTTTTTAAAGCCTGCTTTGGACTCTCACCTTCGTCTATTCCGCCTTGAGGAAACTGCCAAATATCATCCATATCCACCCTTTTTGCGACTAAAATTTCACATTTAAATGGATACAAGCTAGACAAAATAACAGCTGCCACATTTGGTCTGTATTTTTTTTGCATGATTTTTCCAAAAATTTTATTTGGGATAATAACTAAAAAGAGTTAAGAGATAGATAAATAAGACTACTTTTTACGCCGTTTGTAGTAAATCACACAGCCACTAAAAAGTAGCACGCCCACTCCAAAAGAAGCCATAAAAAAGATAAATTTTCCAGCCTCTCCGAATGTATATCCAGCGTGCAAATCAAGCATAAATTTATAAATTTCAAAAGATTTTGGCATGGTATTTTTTAAAATTTCTCCACTTGCCGTATCGACTATAAGCCTAACGCCATCACTCTCACTAGCACCTTTTGGCAAGTAAAAGATCATAAATTTTACGCCATCTTTATTGAGAATAAAATTTAAAGCGTCAAACTCATTTCCAAATTTTAAAGTAAAAATTTCATAAGCTTTTTGAAGATTTTCTACCTTTTGCTCATCACTTAGACTAAAGCCATTTTTGCTAGTAAAATTTGGCTTTTTAAATACCTTCTCTTCGCCACAAATTTGATTTATAACCTTAGCAAAGCTCTCATAAGAAAAGTATAGACCGCTAACACAGATAATAAGCAAAATGGCTCCCAAATAAAGCCCTAAAAATCCATGCAAGGAATATAAAAATGTAAATTTCTTTGCCTTTAGATTTAGCTTAAAGGCGCTAATAAATTTGCTTCTAAATCTCCAAAATTGTATAAACGCTCCAGTTATTAAAATCACAAGTAGTGCAAGCGTCGAAATTGCCACTAGCTCACTTGCAAATTTAGATAAATTTTCATTTTTAAATAGAGCTAGTCCTAGATTTTTATGTAAATTTAAAGCTAGCCCTATAAATTTTTCCACACTGTTTTCAGAGACTACCTCGCCCGTATAAGGATCTACAAAGAATGACTTAAACTCGCCACTCTCGCTTGTGCCACTTACCACATAAGCTCTATTTGCCTCGCCTTTTATCTTTATATAACTAAGGTTAAAATTTGGCCAAGTCTTACTAAAGACCTTTAAAATTTCATCTATTTTTAAAGCACTTTTATTAGTTGCTATGTCTATCTCATCTTTGCTAAAAGCCTCAATTATCTCATCGTGATACGAAATAATTGCTCCACTAATTGAGATTATCAAAAGTGGCAAAGCAAATATAAGAGCTAAAATTAAGTGAAATTTCCGCCAAATTTTAAACATTTTAAAACTTCAAATTAAAGCCAAGCTCGATCTTTTGCCCATCAGCTATTAAGATATCATATCTGTTTGATCTTGTCGTAAAAAACTCGTTAAAGAGATTATAAACGCTTAGGTTTAGGCTGAAATTTTTAGTTACATTGTAGTTTATGCCAAGATCTGCGATAACGTAAGCTCTCATATCATTAGCATAGTTAAAAGAGTTTTTAGTTCTACCATAGTAATTTATCTGTGACCAGAAATTTAGCCATCTATTTAGCTCGTAGTTCGCTCCAAATTTAAATGTATGAAGCGGATAGTTGTTTAAGGTTTTACCAGCTTCTGGTCCATCTTTTTGTTTTGATTTTGTATAAACATAGCTTTGATTTAGTCTAAGAGCATTTGTCACCTGCCACTCATTTGTTAGCTCAACTCCGTAAATTTCAGCCTTGCCGATATTTATACTCTCCCAAATACCATTTGGATAAATTTTACCTTTATGCATACAAACGCTGCCTCTTGAGCAGATAGGGTTATAGCTTAACATATCTTTAAAACTTGTGTAAAAGCCAGTTAAAGACGTTTCAAAACCTTCATTATTATTATAAACGCCACCAAATTCATAACTTACGCTTGTCTCTGGCTTAAGGCTGCTTCTACCAAGCTGTGCTCCGCGTCCTCCAGCAAATGGCAACGCAAGATCTTGTGTGCGTTGCTTGATATCAGGTGTCGCATAACCTGTGCTAACTCCACCCTTTAAGGCGAAAAAGTCGTTTAAGCTATAGATGCCATAAATTCTTGGTGAAACGTGCGAGCCATAGTGTTCATCGTAGTTATAACGAATACCAGTACTTAAGATAAAATCTTTTGTAAGATGATAATCATCTTCGCCGTAAAGTGAAACATCATACCTTTTTACATTTGCCGCATCTGCTGTGGTAGCCTTTTCGTCAAGCTTTTCTTTTTTAGCGTTTAGTCCTAATGTAAAAGCATTATTATCAGTAAAATATGAGCCTTTTGTATCAAAATTTAGAGTCTTTAACGTCAAATTTTGTTGAGCTGTCTCTTTTATCTTGCCATAAGATAAATAGCTTTGAAGCAAGATATTATCAATCCTTGCTTCGTGACTTAAATTTATCATATCTCCCTCTATTCTCTCGCTAGCAACCGAGTTAGTACCAGTTGATAGTGTTTTGCCTTTAGTTCTTTTATATTTCACATCGCTTCTTGCAAGCTCAAGTATAAGATCATTATTTTCATTTGGCTTAAAAAATAGTTTTGCACCAAAATTTCTATCCTTTTGCTCTCTATTTGCATAAGAAATTTTATCTTCTGATTTATTTAAATTTTTACCATAAACAGAAATACTTAAAACATCATCTATTAGCCCAGAGTGCAAATAAAGGCTATTGTAAAGCTCGCCACTTATATTTTTATTTCTTGCAAATTTATAGCTTGAGCCAAGATTTGCACCAAATTCATTACTAAACTCATCTGTAATGATATTTATAACTCCGCCTAGTGCATCGCTTCCATAAAGCGAGCTCATAGGTCCACGTATCACTTCAATACGGCTTATCGCACTTGCTGGTGGGACGAAACTATATGAGCCTCCAACACTTCTAAGTCCTTTATAGGCGTTATCGCCTGGTACTGGCATGCCATTTACTAAAATTTTAGTAAATCTTGGAGAGAATCCACGTATAGAAATTCCTCGTCTATTTGCCGCTGCGGGACTTGTCCCAAAAAGACTTGGGATATCTTTGGTCATGCTCTCGATATCTTTGTGATTTTTCTTTTCTAATGCCTCTTTGGTTATAATACTAAGCGTTGCTGGTGCGTCTTTGATATTTTGCTCAAATCCTGTCGCACTCACTACTTTAACTTCTGGTAGAACTTTATCTTCATTTGCAAAAAGCGGTAAATTTATAAAAATTGCCGCACAAATAGAAAATTTTAATGCACTTTTCACAAAAACTCCTTATAAAAATTTAATGCACATTTTACTAAAATTAAATAATCGTTATCAATATCATACGTAACGCTAAAAGGATTAAATTTAACGCTTGAGGGATAAAATGATAAATTTAGACAAAAAATATGGAACGAGCAAGATATCTCAAAAGGAAAAACAAGTAAGCGTGGAGTTTTTCAAGCAAAGTAGTGGCATCAGCTATCTAAAAAGTGAAATTTTATGTAATGGTAGGATAAAAAGAGATCGTCACAAGTCTAAAAAATATCTATTTTTAATGTTTAATGAGGATAAAAACGATCTTTGCTTTAAACTTGATAAAAAAGAGTATATCTTAAACAAAGATGAATTTTGCATTGGGCTTGTTAATGACGATTTTAAAGGTGTCTTTGAGTATCAAAATAAATTTTATAAGACTAAAACACTACTTTTTGACGAAAGCTATGCAAATAAGCTTGAGATATTTGCTGGACTTAGATTTGATGATAAATTTGAGCTATTAAAATACAAAAAAGATTTAGCTCAAATTTGCGTTTTAAATGAGCTTGAGACGACAAATTTATATGAAGGCGCGATGAGGGAAATCTTTACCGAGTCAAAAATTTTAGAGCTTATTTATAAAAGTAAAATACAAAAAGAGAGCGAAATTTCACTTAGCAGCGATGAAGAAAAAACTCTTTTAAAGGCTAAAATGATCTTGCTAAGTCGTATGCAAAATCCTCCAAGCATCAAAGAGCTAGCTCATCTTTGTGGCACAAATGACTTTTGGCTAAAGAAAAATTTTAAGCTATTTTTCAAAGATACGATCTATCAGCTCTTAGCAAAAGAGCGTCTAAAGCTAGCTTTTACTCTTTTAGAGCAAAATGATATCAGCATAAAAGAAGCCGCAAATATCGTAGGCTACGCAAATACTGCACATTTTGCAAAAATTTTTAAGATAAATTTTGGCTTTTTGCCAAGCAAACTCTTAAAGACCAAAAGCTACTTTTAAACTGCTATAAATACCAAATTTCTTATAATCGCCAAAATTTTAAAAAGAGAGAAATTTGCAAGTTTATATCCACGTGCCATTTTGTGAAAGCAAATGTCCTTACTGTGCTTTTGGCTCAAGCGATGACGAATTTAACAAGGTCAGCGCCTATTTTAAGGCACTTTGCCTTGATCTAAATTTTCAGCTAAAAAGCCAAAATGTAAAAGAAATTTCTACTATCTTTTTTGGTGGCGGCACACCAAGTGCGGTAAATGCTAAATTTTATGATGAAATTTTTAGCATTTTAGCGCCTCTTTGCACTCCAACAACTGAGATCACACTTGAAGCAAACCCAAACTCAGCAAGCCTTGCTTGGCTAAAGCATGTAAAAAATTTAGGTGCAAATCGCATAAGCTTTGGTGCTCAAAGTTTTTTTGAAGATAAGCTTAAATTTCTTGGTCGCATTCACAGTAGGGAGCAAATTTTTAAAGCTGTAGAAAATGCTGGAAAAGCTGACTTTAACAACATAAATTTAGACCTCATTTACGACACTAAATTTGATACCAAAAAACGTCTTTTAGCTGAAGTGGCAAATTTAAAAGATCTTAATATCACTCACCTTAGCGCATACTCGCTCACACTTGAAGAAAACACCCCATTTGCTGGCAAAAAAAGCTACAAAAAGGATAGCGACAGCCTAGCTAAATTTATGATAGAACAAATTGGGCTTGCTGGCTTTAAACAGTATGAAATTTCAAATTTTGGTCAAATTTGCAAGCACAATCTTGGCTACTGGCAAGGCAAAAACTACCTTGGCGTGGGAGCTTTTAGCGTGGGCTTTGTGGATGGCACCAGATACTACGTCAAGAATAACATAGATGCCTACATCACGCAGCCAACGCATAGAGAAAAAGAAATTTTAAGCCAAAGTGAGTTAGTAAGAGAGCATATATTTTTAGGGCTTAGAAGCATAGTCGGAGTAGATGCTACTCGCTTAAATAAGTCACAACTAAACAGAGCAAATTTGCTTGTGGAAAATAAAAAACTTGATCTTAAAAACGGTAAATTTTATAATCCAAATTTCTTATTAAGCGACGAAATTGCACTCTTTATCGAAGGGTGAATTTATAAAATTTTGAGCAAAGTCAAGATAAAATACAAAGCTTAAATAAAATTTAATAGAGGCAAAAATGTTTGGAATGAGTTTTTCTGAAATCTTAGTTATCGCCATTATTGCAGTGTTAGTTTTAGGTCCTGACAAGCTGCCAAGCGCGATGGTTCAGATTGCAAAATTTCTAAAAATGTTTAAAAAAGGCATAAATGACGCAAAATCAACATTTGATCAAGAAATGAAGATAGCTGAGCTAAAAGAAGATGCCCAAAAATATAAAGAAAGCATAACTAAAAGTACGCAAAGTGTGCGCAAAAAGCTTACTTTTGAAGAGCTTGACGAGATCAAGAAAAGCGCAAGCGACGTCACTGAAAGTATACAAAACGTCGTAAGCGACACGAAAAAAACGGTAGAAAATATACAAAATCCAACAAATTTAGTTAAAGATGCGATCTTAAACGATAAAAAAGAGGCGTAATGTTTGAAGAGCTAAGACCCCATTTAATCGAACTTAGAAAGAGACTTTTTATAAGCATAGTAAGCGTTTTTATCTGTTTTGGCATCTGCTTTACGTTTTGGAATCCATTGCTTGCATGGATGAGCGAACCGCTAAAACAAGTCTTGCCAGCTGGCTCAAATATCATATTCACTCAAATTCAAGAGCCATTTTTTACAGCGATGAAGGTTGCATTTTTTGCTGGTGTCGTGATCGCGCTACCTATCATTTTTTGGCAGTTTTGGCTATTTGTCGCTCCTGGACTTTATGATAATGAAAAAAAATATGTGATCCCATTTGTCATCTCAGCTTCATTTATGTTTGCGTGTGGAGCGGCATTTTGTTATTACGTGGTGATTCCACTTGGCTTTGCATTTTTGGTAAATTTTGGTGGCCAGCTCTTTACGGCACTACCAAGCATTGGCGAGTATGTTGGCTTTTTTGCAAAACTACTAATTGGCTTTGGAATTTCATTTGAGCTACCAGTCATTACATTTTTTTTAGCAAAGATCGGACTTGTCGATGATAAAATGCTAAAAGATTACTTCAGATACGCTGTTGTTATTATCTTTATCTTTGCAGCCATCGTTACACCACCTGATGTGATAAGCCAAGTCTTAATGGCACTGCCACTTATCGGACTTTATGGAATTTCAATAATCGTCGCTAAAAGAGCTAACAAGAGCGACGATGAAGACGAAAAAGAAGAACAAGACAGCGACGTAGCAAGCGATGAGTAATATAAACGACGTCTCAAGTTATGATTATTTTTTGCCGGAAGAGCTCATCGCAAAAGAGCCAGTTTTGCCAAAAGAAGAGGCAAGATTGCTTGTCTATTTTAAAAATACAAAAGAGATAAAACACTACAAATTTAAAGATCTAGCCAACCTCATCCCAGAGGACGCAGCGGTCATTTTTAATAACACAAAAGTTATCAAAGCTCGTATTTTAGGACAAAAAGAAAGCGGAGGGGCTTGCGAAGTAATGCTAAATCAGCCCATAGGCGAAAATAAATTTAGCGTCTATATAAGAGGCAAAGTAAGCACTGGTAGCGTTTTAAATTTTCCTGATAATCTAAAAGTAAATGTGCTTGAGCTAAATGACGATGGCACAAGGGTGGTAAATTTCACCAAAAATGGTGTTATTTTAGATACGGCGCGTCTTTTTAGTGAGTTAGAAAAGATCGGTCACGTTCCACTTCCTCCGTATATAAAAAGAGCCGATACAAAGGATGATGAGAGCTGGTACCAGAGCATATTTGCCAAAAACATTGGCGCGGTAGCTGCCCCTACTGCAAGCTTACACTTTAGCAAACAGATGCTAGAGCAAATAAGTGCAAAACACAAGGTTGCCTATATCACGCTTCACGTAGGTGCCGGGACCTTTAAAGGTGTTGAGTGTCAAAATATAAATGATCATAAAATGCACTCCGAGTTTTATGAGCTAAGCGAGCAAGCACGCGAGATCATCAGCTCAGATAGGCCTATCCTTGGCGTTGGTACGACAGTTACTCGCTGCGTTGAAGAATTTGCAAGAAGTAAGCAAGCAAGCGGCTTTTGCAAGTTATTTTTAAACCTAAATAATAAGCCTATCAGGCAAAACTACCTTCTTACAAATTTTCATCTACCAAAATCAACTCTAATAATGCTAGTTACCAGCTTTATAGGGCTTGAAGAGACGATGAGGATTTATAAAACGGCAGTTGATGAAAAGTATAGATTTTACTCATACGGCGACGGGATGTTGATAATATGAAAGATAAGCCTATCGATATCATAAACAGAATGGAAATTTTTCTTAGCGCCATATACCAAGATGCGCAAGATACTAAGAATTCCATCATTTTTAGCTACGACCCAAGTTATCCAAGGTTTTTAAAATTTGATGCTACAAATCTCATAAAAACACTTGAAAATATTTGCAAATTTTTTCTTTACTCTACCGAATATGCAGATATTTACATTCTCTTTCAACTTAAAAATTATAGTCCCAAATCTGTACATTTTGATATTAAGATAAAATCTAGCCATAGCGTAATGAGGCCAAGCCACTACTATCTCAGCAAGATAAACAACTATCTAAAAAAAGCAAATGAATCTATGATCTCTCACAATGATGGAGAATTTTTAATATCTTTTAGTGCGGTACTAACAGGCGATAGAGCCATCCAAAGACAAATAAATATCAAAAATCAAACAAATACAAATATCTTGATCGCTTGCGATGACGATGCTTTGTTTGACACCATTAGTGCTCAGATAAATTTTTTAGGTCTAAAAGTTATCGGCAAAAACGACCTTAGCAATCTAATGAGACATATAAAAGATTCTATTTTTACCCCATTTGTTATTTTTATCGATAGTAAAATTTTAAAAAATGAAGCGATGCTAGAAGATATACTTGAGTTTAAAAATATTAAAAATTTTCGTATTGTAGCCATTTGTAAAAGCGATGAGTCGGCCAATGATCTGCCAAATCATATCACAGTATTAAAGCAGCCTTTTAGCACAGATAGCTTTCAGCTAGCTTTTAAAAATTCTCTTGAGAAATAGACCAATTTTTACCTTATGATTTTAATTTATCCTAAGATATCTTTTTAAAATAATAGTGGCTGAAATGCTATCTAGCCTACCATCTCGCCTTGTATTGGTATAAATTTCACTAGCTTCGCTACTGCTAAAGGCCTCATCTTGATAGACAATATTTGCCTTTACATCAAGAAGTGAGACAAAATGCTCGATGCGTCTTCTCATCTCATCTTCGCTACTACCGCCGATTGGCACACCCACTACTAGCGTATCTGGGGCATATTCATTTACCTTTTGGCTCACATCTTTTGCGGCTTGATTTCTATTTTTTCTAAGCACTGGCTCAAGCGGAGTCACGATCTCGCCAAAACCAAAGGCAAGTCCTATTCGCTTTAGCCCAACATCAATAGCCATAAATTTCTCTCTCATAGCACGCTCTTTACTCTTAGATTTGAAATTTCAACTAGCCCTTCAAGCTCGTACTCATAGATGATATCGCCAAATTTTGCTAAAACTTCATCAAGACTTACGCCATTTTTACAAAATTTTAAGATCTCATCACTAGTTTTTTCTTGCTCTTTAATCTCGCCAAAAAGTGAAGCAAATTTATGATAGTCATCAATAAGCTCGGCTTTTTTATTTGCAAGCAAAAAATTTGTCCCATCGCTTTCGCCCATGCGCTGTGGCAGTACATACACTGGAATTTTAAGCTCATTTGCAAGCCTCGCACTTTGCATAGAGCCACTTTTAAGATCAGCTTGCGCGACAACTAGAGCTTCACAAAGCCCCACAACTATGCGGTTTCGCTCCAAAAATCTATAAGCAAGTGGCGGCTCACCTTCATCATACTCACTAAGTGCCAAGGCTTTGGTGTAAATTTCATTTATCGCCACTTTATTTTGGCTTGGATAGATGGTGTCAAGTCCGCTTGCAAAAATGCCAATTGTTCGTGGCATAGCAGCTTTATGAGCTGCGATATCAACGCCGATTGCTCCACCACTTACCACACAGACGTTTGCACTTTTTAGTGCTGCGCAAAGTGCTGTGACGCACTCTTTTGTATAAACACTTGCCTTTCTTGAGCCAACAACTGCGATCTTTGGTAAGGATAAAATCGAAGTATCTCCGATAAAATTTAGCTGTTTTGGTGGATTTTTTAGTCTATTTAACGGCTCTGGAATAAAGTCAAGTCTCATAAAATATCTTTTAAATAAACCACATCAACATCTTTTAAAAGATTATTTTTACTCTCTTTTATAACCGAGATCGTATTTTTCTTTGGATGTCCAATGGCGATCGCATAGCCTCTTTTTTTAGCCAAATTTACAGCAGCCACAAGCTCACGCCTAACAGCACTAGCCGATGGATCGTCGTCTAAAAATATATCTCTTGAAATGTATGGCTGATTATGTTTTTTTGCAGCTCTTGCTACTGCGGTTTGAGCGATAGTTTTACTATCAACAAAGACAAAGCCCTGCTCTATCAGCGCCCTATAAGCCTTATCCATAGCGTCAAAATCGCTTGTAAAGCGCGATCCTGTATGGTTGTTTGTATATTTTGCACGTGGGAAGTCTTTGCGTATCTTTTTTATCTTTTCGTGCATGCTCTCAAAGCTCTCATTGATCGTGAGAGTGCCTATCTCTGGGCTATCAAAGTGTTTTGCTTGCATCGGAAGATGTATCATATAAAACTCAAATGTTCTTGCGATATTTGGCGTATCTGGATGAGTCTTTGTCGCTGGAAAAATAGACGGCGTGATTTTTAGGCCAAGCGATTTTATCATACTCGCATGTTCAAATGTCGCCACATCGTCTATTATGATGACGAGCTTTGCACGTCCTTTTATGCTAGCGCTTGGCGTAAAAGGTACCGCTTCAAAGCTATCTTTTTGTATATTTTTTTCTTCGTATTTTGTTTTTTCTATCTTTTTGGTAGTTAAATTTTCAGTTTTTTTAGCTGGCTCGACTTTTATGTTCTCGCTTTTAATTTTCTCTTTTTTTTCTATTTCAGTACTTTTATTTTGATCGACTTTTGCTTCAAAATTTTGAGGTTTTAACTCAGTTTTTTGTTCGACTTTTGAGCTATAAAATGGCTCTATCTTTTGTTCATTTTCTATTACACTAGGCTCTGTATTTTTATAACTTGCAAGTAAATTTTTAGTATCGTTTTGCTCTTTTTTTATCTCTTCTTTTTTGGCTTCACTCTTTACTTCAGCTATCTTTTTTTGCTCTTTTGGCTCAACTTTTGAATTTAAAGCAAGCTCACTTTTATGCTTAGGATCGGTAAAAATTTTACTTAAATTTTCATCTTCATCAAATTTTAGAGGGTATTTTCTCTTTTCGTATTCTTGTTTTTTCTCTTTACTGGCAACCTTTGGCTCAGCTTTTTTAGAAATTTGCTTCTCTATCTTTGGCTCATTTGCTTTGCTTATCTGTTCTGCACCATTATTTTTTATACTAAGGGCTACGCT
This window harbors:
- a CDS encoding divergent polysaccharide deacetylase family protein, which codes for MSEKKTTKKRPTKNSAGRSHNKTYLGIGIIAAILIIALSVALSIKNNGAEQISKANEPKIEKQISKKAEPKVASKEKKQEYEKRKYPLKFDEDENLSKIFTDPKHKSELALNSKVEPKEQKKIAEVKSEAKKEEIKKEQNDTKNLLASYKNTEPSVIENEQKIEPFYSSKVEQKTELKPQNFEAKVDQNKSTEIEKKEKIKSENIKVEPAKKTENLTTKKIEKTKYEEKNIQKDSFEAVPFTPSASIKGRAKLVIIIDDVATFEHASMIKSLGLKITPSIFPATKTHPDTPNIARTFEFYMIHLPMQAKHFDSPEIGTLTINESFESMHEKIKKIRKDFPRAKYTNNHTGSRFTSDFDAMDKAYRALIEQGFVFVDSKTIAQTAVARAAKKHNQPYISRDIFLDDDPSASAVRRELVAAVNLAKKRGYAIAIGHPKKNTISVIKESKNNLLKDVDVVYLKDIL